The following are encoded together in the Oncorhynchus masou masou isolate Uvic2021 chromosome 5, UVic_Omas_1.1, whole genome shotgun sequence genome:
- the LOC135534369 gene encoding zinc finger protein 501-like isoform X2, protein MIPNSTDPLGRSMNCSIRMKGHPKLSDVELDNASPFPCTLPESPCQTPPSSALLRGLVDCRKTPGQSGTETGEKKEDGELISLSKNHGDSPNRCSLSGRGLSSGEPRQHHDADKKEKSLSRPEHLKKHQQRLTGKKPHHCCFDCGKSSAKQRELVIYKQIHTGRKMYRCSQCGKSFAASKTLQSQRIHTGERPYPCFDCGKSFSQSGALTTHQRIHTGEKPYSCDQCGKSFNQSGNLTTHQRVHTREKPYSCDHCGKSFALSGNLTRHQRIHTGEKPYSCDQCGKSFNQSGELTRHQRIHTGEKPYRCDQCWKSFALSEDLTRHQRIHTGEKPYSCEQCGKSFMDSGSLTRHQRIHTGTKPYSCDQCGKSFMDSGSLTRHQRIHTGAKPYSCDQCGKSFAQYSTLTAHQRIHTGEKPYICDQCGKSFNRSGALTTHQRIHTGEKPYSCDQCGKSFNHSGALTRHQLTHTGEKPYSCLCGKSFARSGSLKQHQKASPSYSTGYRSLNEVTIENIL, encoded by the exons ATGATCCCGAATAGCACAGACCCTCTGGGAAGGTCTATGAACTGCTCTATTCGAATGAAAGGACATCCCAAGTTGTCTGATGTGGAACTG GACAACGCTAGCCCGTTCCCCTGCACCCTCCCGGAGTCCCCGTGTCAAACGCCTCCTAGTTCCGCTTTACTGCGGGGTCTGGTCGACTGCAGGAAAACACCGGGGCAGAGTGGAACTGAGACAGGAGAAAAGAAAGAAGATGGAGAATTGATTTCATTAAGTAAGAACCATG GGGACAGCCCGAACCGTTGCTCTCTCAGTGGGAGGGGCTTATCATCTGGGGAGCCTCGACAACATCATGATGCTGACAAGaaagagaagagtctctccaggccagaacacctcaagaaacaccagcagagacTTACAGGGAAGAAACCTCACCACTGCTGctttgactgtgggaagagttctGCTAAACAGAGGGAATTGGTCATTTACAAGCAGATTCACACTGGGAGGAAAATGTACCGCTGctctcagtgtgggaagagttttgctgcATCTAAAACCTTACAATCTCAGAGAATTCATACAGGGGAGAGGCCTTACCCCTGCTTTGATTGTGGGAAGAGCTTCAGTCAATCAGGAGCCCTGACTACACACCAacgcatacacacaggagagaagccttatagctgtgatcagtgtgggaaaaGCTTCAACCAATCAGGAAACCTGACTACGCACCAGCGTGTACACACaagagagaagccttatagctgtgatcactGTGGGAAGAGCTTTGCTCTATCCGGGAACCTGACTAGACACCAgcgcatacacacaggagagaagccttatagctgtgatcagtgtgggaagagtttcaatCAATCAGGAGAACTGACTAGACACCAacgcatacacacaggagagaagccttatagatGTGATCAGTGTTGGAAGAGCTTTGCTCTGTCCGAAGACCTGACTAGACACCAgcgcatacacacaggagagaagccttatagctgtgaacagtgtgggaagagcttcatggATTCTGGTAGTCTGACTAGACACCAGCGCATACACACAGGAAcaaagccttatagctgtgatcagtgtggtaAGAGCTTCATGGATTCAGGAAGTCTGACTAGACACCAGCGCATACACACAGGAGcaaagccttatagctgtgatcaatgcgGGAAGAGTTTTGCTCAATATTCCACTCTGACTGCACACCAacgcatacacacaggagagaagccttatatctgtgatcagtgtgggaagagcttcaatcGTTCAGGAGCCCTGACTACACACCAACgcatacatacaggagagaagccttatagctgtgatcagtgtgggaagagcttcaatcATTCAGGAGCCCTGACTAGACACCagctcacacacactggagagaaaccttactcTTGTCTATGTGGAAAGAGCTTTGCTCGTTCAGGGTCACTGAAACAACACCAGAAAGCATCTCCCTCCTACAGCACCGGTTACAGATCTCTAAATGAAGTTACAATAGAAAACATCTTGTAA
- the LOC135534369 gene encoding zinc finger protein 501-like isoform X3 — translation MIPNSTDPLGRSMNCSIRMKGHPKLSDVELDNASPFPCTLPESPCQTPPSSALLRGLVDCRKTPGQSGTETGEKKEDGELISLRDSPNRCSLSGRGLSSGEPRQHHDADKKEKSLSRPEHLKKHQQRLTGKKPHHCCFDCGKSSAKQRELVIYKQIHTGRKMYRCSQCGKSFAASKTLQSQRIHTGERPYPCFDCGKSFSQSGALTTHQRIHTGEKPYSCDQCGKSFNQSGNLTTHQRVHTREKPYSCDHCGKSFALSGNLTRHQRIHTGEKPYSCDQCGKSFNQSGELTRHQRIHTGEKPYRCDQCWKSFALSEDLTRHQRIHTGEKPYSCEQCGKSFMDSGSLTRHQRIHTGTKPYSCDQCGKSFMDSGSLTRHQRIHTGAKPYSCDQCGKSFAQYSTLTAHQRIHTGEKPYICDQCGKSFNRSGALTTHQRIHTGEKPYSCDQCGKSFNHSGALTRHQLTHTGEKPYSCLCGKSFARSGSLKQHQKASPSYSTGYRSLNEVTIENIL, via the exons ATGATCCCGAATAGCACAGACCCTCTGGGAAGGTCTATGAACTGCTCTATTCGAATGAAAGGACATCCCAAGTTGTCTGATGTGGAACTG GACAACGCTAGCCCGTTCCCCTGCACCCTCCCGGAGTCCCCGTGTCAAACGCCTCCTAGTTCCGCTTTACTGCGGGGTCTGGTCGACTGCAGGAAAACACCGGGGCAGAGTGGAACTGAGACAGGAGAAAAGAAAGAAGATGGAGAATTGATTTCATTAA GGGACAGCCCGAACCGTTGCTCTCTCAGTGGGAGGGGCTTATCATCTGGGGAGCCTCGACAACATCATGATGCTGACAAGaaagagaagagtctctccaggccagaacacctcaagaaacaccagcagagacTTACAGGGAAGAAACCTCACCACTGCTGctttgactgtgggaagagttctGCTAAACAGAGGGAATTGGTCATTTACAAGCAGATTCACACTGGGAGGAAAATGTACCGCTGctctcagtgtgggaagagttttgctgcATCTAAAACCTTACAATCTCAGAGAATTCATACAGGGGAGAGGCCTTACCCCTGCTTTGATTGTGGGAAGAGCTTCAGTCAATCAGGAGCCCTGACTACACACCAacgcatacacacaggagagaagccttatagctgtgatcagtgtgggaaaaGCTTCAACCAATCAGGAAACCTGACTACGCACCAGCGTGTACACACaagagagaagccttatagctgtgatcactGTGGGAAGAGCTTTGCTCTATCCGGGAACCTGACTAGACACCAgcgcatacacacaggagagaagccttatagctgtgatcagtgtgggaagagtttcaatCAATCAGGAGAACTGACTAGACACCAacgcatacacacaggagagaagccttatagatGTGATCAGTGTTGGAAGAGCTTTGCTCTGTCCGAAGACCTGACTAGACACCAgcgcatacacacaggagagaagccttatagctgtgaacagtgtgggaagagcttcatggATTCTGGTAGTCTGACTAGACACCAGCGCATACACACAGGAAcaaagccttatagctgtgatcagtgtggtaAGAGCTTCATGGATTCAGGAAGTCTGACTAGACACCAGCGCATACACACAGGAGcaaagccttatagctgtgatcaatgcgGGAAGAGTTTTGCTCAATATTCCACTCTGACTGCACACCAacgcatacacacaggagagaagccttatatctgtgatcagtgtgggaagagcttcaatcGTTCAGGAGCCCTGACTACACACCAACgcatacatacaggagagaagccttatagctgtgatcagtgtgggaagagcttcaatcATTCAGGAGCCCTGACTAGACACCagctcacacacactggagagaaaccttactcTTGTCTATGTGGAAAGAGCTTTGCTCGTTCAGGGTCACTGAAACAACACCAGAAAGCATCTCCCTCCTACAGCACCGGTTACAGATCTCTAAATGAAGTTACAATAGAAAACATCTTGTAA
- the LOC135534369 gene encoding zinc finger protein 501-like isoform X4, with protein sequence MSYKETIASTMDRDNASPFPCTLPESPCQTPPSSALLRGLVDCRKTPGQSGTETGEKKEDGELISLSKNHGDSPNRCSLSGRGLSSGEPRQHHDADKKEKSLSRPEHLKKHQQRLTGKKPHHCCFDCGKSSAKQRELVIYKQIHTGRKMYRCSQCGKSFAASKTLQSQRIHTGERPYPCFDCGKSFSQSGALTTHQRIHTGEKPYSCDQCGKSFNQSGNLTTHQRVHTREKPYSCDHCGKSFALSGNLTRHQRIHTGEKPYSCDQCGKSFNQSGELTRHQRIHTGEKPYRCDQCWKSFALSEDLTRHQRIHTGEKPYSCEQCGKSFMDSGSLTRHQRIHTGTKPYSCDQCGKSFMDSGSLTRHQRIHTGAKPYSCDQCGKSFAQYSTLTAHQRIHTGEKPYICDQCGKSFNRSGALTTHQRIHTGEKPYSCDQCGKSFNHSGALTRHQLTHTGEKPYSCLCGKSFARSGSLKQHQKASPSYSTGYRSLNEVTIENIL encoded by the exons ATGTCTTACAAAGAAACAATAGCTTCCACAATGGATCGG GACAACGCTAGCCCGTTCCCCTGCACCCTCCCGGAGTCCCCGTGTCAAACGCCTCCTAGTTCCGCTTTACTGCGGGGTCTGGTCGACTGCAGGAAAACACCGGGGCAGAGTGGAACTGAGACAGGAGAAAAGAAAGAAGATGGAGAATTGATTTCATTAAGTAAGAACCATG GGGACAGCCCGAACCGTTGCTCTCTCAGTGGGAGGGGCTTATCATCTGGGGAGCCTCGACAACATCATGATGCTGACAAGaaagagaagagtctctccaggccagaacacctcaagaaacaccagcagagacTTACAGGGAAGAAACCTCACCACTGCTGctttgactgtgggaagagttctGCTAAACAGAGGGAATTGGTCATTTACAAGCAGATTCACACTGGGAGGAAAATGTACCGCTGctctcagtgtgggaagagttttgctgcATCTAAAACCTTACAATCTCAGAGAATTCATACAGGGGAGAGGCCTTACCCCTGCTTTGATTGTGGGAAGAGCTTCAGTCAATCAGGAGCCCTGACTACACACCAacgcatacacacaggagagaagccttatagctgtgatcagtgtgggaaaaGCTTCAACCAATCAGGAAACCTGACTACGCACCAGCGTGTACACACaagagagaagccttatagctgtgatcactGTGGGAAGAGCTTTGCTCTATCCGGGAACCTGACTAGACACCAgcgcatacacacaggagagaagccttatagctgtgatcagtgtgggaagagtttcaatCAATCAGGAGAACTGACTAGACACCAacgcatacacacaggagagaagccttatagatGTGATCAGTGTTGGAAGAGCTTTGCTCTGTCCGAAGACCTGACTAGACACCAgcgcatacacacaggagagaagccttatagctgtgaacagtgtgggaagagcttcatggATTCTGGTAGTCTGACTAGACACCAGCGCATACACACAGGAAcaaagccttatagctgtgatcagtgtggtaAGAGCTTCATGGATTCAGGAAGTCTGACTAGACACCAGCGCATACACACAGGAGcaaagccttatagctgtgatcaatgcgGGAAGAGTTTTGCTCAATATTCCACTCTGACTGCACACCAacgcatacacacaggagagaagccttatatctgtgatcagtgtgggaagagcttcaatcGTTCAGGAGCCCTGACTACACACCAACgcatacatacaggagagaagccttatagctgtgatcagtgtgggaagagcttcaatcATTCAGGAGCCCTGACTAGACACCagctcacacacactggagagaaaccttactcTTGTCTATGTGGAAAGAGCTTTGCTCGTTCAGGGTCACTGAAACAACACCAGAAAGCATCTCCCTCCTACAGCACCGGTTACAGATCTCTAAATGAAGTTACAATAGAAAACATCTTGTAA
- the LOC135534719 gene encoding uncharacterized protein LOC135534719 isoform X2 produces MLFYFLWGGKWERLRREVVKRPRSKGGKGLPDLYLFLGSRYTALHLTLATSPVNNKTQALARFWLGSYLRTLRLIPVDLRAPVSFLLPPPYVQLQKFLRHFKLEKETVTVLTKHRSLLSLVQDREPVCPVRGLATGEPTTVWRNVAHPALLNRHRDLSWMVAHEILPVRAVMHSRGMARISACPRPAARDLWKEAGPLITSCLPAGEDLTPQLVLYGVGRRPIPSKTFTKLWSTLTCLKEALWSSRNLLVAKNVETTPQAVAMVATEALGWYGRKGASTPSEGSPTTP; encoded by the exons ATGCTTTTCTACTTCCTGTGGGGAGGCAAgtgggagaggctgaggagggaggtgGTCAAGAGGCCCAGGTCCAAGGGGGGGAAAGGCTTGCCTGACCTCTACTTGTTCCTGGGCAGCCGCTACACAGCGTTACATCTGACCCTTGCCACCTCCCCGGTCAACAACAAGACTCAGGCCCTCGCACGGTTCTGGCTGGGATCTTACCTCAGGACTCTGAGGCTGATCCCAGTCGACCTGCGAGCCCCAGTCTCTTTCCTGCTACCCCCGCCCTACGTCCAGCTCCAGAAGTTTTTAAGACATTTTAAACTGGAAAAAGAAACAGTCACGGTTTTAACAAAAcaccgctctcttctctctcttgtgcAGGATCGGGAACCAGTATGTCCAGTGCGCGGGCTCGCTACAGGTGAGCCCACAACAGTTTGGCGCAACGTGGCCCATCCTGCTCTCCTGAATCGGCATCGGGACCTGTCCTGGATGGTCGCCCACGAGATCCTCCCGGTCAGGGCCGTTATGCACTCACGGGGCATGGCGAGGATATCCGCGTGCCCCCGACCAG CCGCCAGGGACCTGTGGAAGGAAGCAGGCCCCCTGATCACCTCGTGTCTGCCAGCAGGGGAGGACCTAACACCTCAGCTCGTGCTGTATGGGGTGGGCCGAAGGCCCATTCCATCGAAGACCTTCACCAAGCTCTGGTCCACCCTCACGTGCCTGAAGGAAGCACTGTGGTCCTCCCGTAACCTGCTGGTAGCGAAAAACGTAGAGACCACCCCCCAGGCAGTGGCCATGGTAGCCACGGAAGCCCTGGGGTGGTATGGAAGGAAGGGGGCCTCGACCCCAAGCGAAGGGTCCCCCACAACACCCTAG
- the LOC135534719 gene encoding uncharacterized protein LOC135534719 isoform X1 has protein sequence MLFYFLWGGKWERLRREVVKRPRSKGGKGLPDLYLFLGSRYTALHLTLATSPVNNKTQALARFWLGSYLRTLRLIPVDLRAPVSFLLPPPYVQLQKFLRHFKLEKETVTVLTKHRSLLSLVQDREPVCPVRGLATGEPTTVWRNVAHPALLNRHRDLSWMVAHEILPVRAVMHSRGMARISACPRPGCGQEESVRHMLWECRAARDLWKEAGPLITSCLPAGEDLTPQLVLYGVGRRPIPSKTFTKLWSTLTCLKEALWSSRNLLVAKNVETTPQAVAMVATEALGWYGRKGASTPSEGSPTTP, from the coding sequence ATGCTTTTCTACTTCCTGTGGGGAGGCAAgtgggagaggctgaggagggaggtgGTCAAGAGGCCCAGGTCCAAGGGGGGGAAAGGCTTGCCTGACCTCTACTTGTTCCTGGGCAGCCGCTACACAGCGTTACATCTGACCCTTGCCACCTCCCCGGTCAACAACAAGACTCAGGCCCTCGCACGGTTCTGGCTGGGATCTTACCTCAGGACTCTGAGGCTGATCCCAGTCGACCTGCGAGCCCCAGTCTCTTTCCTGCTACCCCCGCCCTACGTCCAGCTCCAGAAGTTTTTAAGACATTTTAAACTGGAAAAAGAAACAGTCACGGTTTTAACAAAAcaccgctctcttctctctcttgtgcAGGATCGGGAACCAGTATGTCCAGTGCGCGGGCTCGCTACAGGTGAGCCCACAACAGTTTGGCGCAACGTGGCCCATCCTGCTCTCCTGAATCGGCATCGGGACCTGTCCTGGATGGTCGCCCACGAGATCCTCCCGGTCAGGGCCGTTATGCACTCACGGGGCATGGCGAGGATATCCGCGTGCCCCCGACCAGGCTGCGGCCAAGAAGAGTCGGTGAGGCACATGCTCTGGGAGTGCAGAGCCGCCAGGGACCTGTGGAAGGAAGCAGGCCCCCTGATCACCTCGTGTCTGCCAGCAGGGGAGGACCTAACACCTCAGCTCGTGCTGTATGGGGTGGGCCGAAGGCCCATTCCATCGAAGACCTTCACCAAGCTCTGGTCCACCCTCACGTGCCTGAAGGAAGCACTGTGGTCCTCCCGTAACCTGCTGGTAGCGAAAAACGTAGAGACCACCCCCCAGGCAGTGGCCATGGTAGCCACGGAAGCCCTGGGGTGGTATGGAAGGAAGGGGGCCTCGACCCCAAGCGAAGGGTCCCCCACAACACCCTAG
- the LOC135534736 gene encoding uncharacterized protein LOC135534736 isoform X2 yields the protein MDRDKASLSPSTPQESPGQLPLRTLLLVLVDCRKTPGQSGTKRLEGEEEHGDVISLSKNHGDIPNRCSLSGRGLSSGEPQHHDADKIWSLSISEHLKKHQHRGAG from the exons ATGGATCGG GACAAAGCTAGCctgtccccctccaccccccaggaGTCCCCAGGTCAACTGCCTCTCCGTACTTTACTGCTGGTTCTGGTCGACTGCAGGAAAACACCGGGGCAGAGTGGAACTAAGAGACTGGAAGGAGAAGAGGAACATGGAGATGTGATTTCATTAAGTAAGAACCATG GGGACATCCCTAATCGTTGCTCTCTCAGTGGGAGGGGCTTATcatctggggagcctcaacatcATGATGCTGACAAGATATGGAGTCTCTCCATATCAGAACacctcaagaaacaccagcaTAGAG GTGCTGGGTAG
- the LOC135534736 gene encoding zinc finger protein 239-like isoform X1: MDRDKASLSPSTPQESPGQLPLRTLLLVLVDCRKTPGQSGTKRLEGEEEHGDVISLSKNHGDIPNRCSLSGRGLSSGEPQHHDADKIWSLSISEHLKKHQHRGIGKKPHYCCSDCGKSFAKQDLTNHEQIHTLEHASKTLKSHQRINSGEGPYTCLDCGKYLNQSGAQTKHKHTGEKPYSCVQCGKSFSQSGNLTTHQLIHTGEKPYSCDECGKSFNQPGTLTAHQRIHTGEKPYSCDQCGKSFNQSGSLTLHQRIHTGEKPYSCVQCGKSFARSGSLIKHQKAQTCFLSSPFSLAPVPNP; encoded by the exons ATGGATCGG GACAAAGCTAGCctgtccccctccaccccccaggaGTCCCCAGGTCAACTGCCTCTCCGTACTTTACTGCTGGTTCTGGTCGACTGCAGGAAAACACCGGGGCAGAGTGGAACTAAGAGACTGGAAGGAGAAGAGGAACATGGAGATGTGATTTCATTAAGTAAGAACCATG GGGACATCCCTAATCGTTGCTCTCTCAGTGGGAGGGGCTTATcatctggggagcctcaacatcATGATGCTGACAAGATATGGAGTCTCTCCATATCAGAACacctcaagaaacaccagcaTAGAGGTATAGGGAAGAAACCTCActactgctgctctgactgtgggaagagttttgctaAACAGGACTTGACAAATCATGAGCAAATTCACACTCTAGAGCATGCATCTAAAACCTTAAAATCTCATCAGAGAATTAATTCAGGGGAGGGACCTTATACCTGCTTGGATTGTGGGAAATACTTAAACCAGTCAGGAGCCCagactaaacacaaacacacaggagagaagccttatagctgtgttcagtgtgggaagagcttcagtcaatcaggaaacctgactacacaccaactcatacacacaggagagaaaccttatagctgtgatgagtgtgggaagagtttcaatCAACCAGGAACCCTGACTGCACACCAacgcatacacacaggagagaaaccttatagctgtgatcagtgtgggaagagcttcaatcAATCAGGATCCCTGACTCTACACCAACgcatacatacaggagagaagccttatagctgtgttcagtgtgggaagagttttgctcGTTCAGGGTCACTGATAAAACACCAGAAAGCACAAACATGTTTTCTttcatctcccttctctctggcACCAGTTCCAAATCCCTAA